The Candidatus Krumholzibacteriota bacterium genome contains a region encoding:
- a CDS encoding glycosyltransferase family 2 protein: protein MYREKKISVVIPCFNEEEGIALVIPSLPESVDEVIIVDNNSTDRTAEVAKGLGARVVFEKKKGYGAAYKAGLPAVTGDITVTMDGDGTYAVEQIEECIDHLIDKDLDFVSASRFPLKDKKSMNFSNKVGNWVLTMGTLILFAHAIRDSQSGMWIYKSEIYPRLGLQSDGMPLSEEIKIAAIRHPGIRFDEYNVNYHPRVGEVKLNKWKDGFENLLYLVKLRFRPAKK from the coding sequence ATGTATCGTGAAAAGAAAATATCGGTCGTTATTCCGTGTTTCAACGAAGAGGAAGGGATAGCGCTGGTAATACCATCTCTTCCCGAATCGGTCGATGAGGTCATAATCGTCGATAACAATTCGACCGACAGGACAGCCGAAGTCGCGAAAGGGCTCGGAGCCCGCGTCGTCTTTGAAAAAAAGAAGGGGTACGGGGCGGCGTACAAGGCCGGACTACCTGCCGTCACCGGTGATATAACAGTGACGATGGACGGCGACGGGACTTACGCCGTCGAACAGATCGAAGAATGCATCGATCACCTGATAGACAAGGATCTCGATTTCGTGTCAGCTTCTCGTTTTCCACTGAAAGACAAGAAATCGATGAATTTTTCAAACAAGGTCGGCAACTGGGTCCTAACTATGGGGACGCTGATACTTTTCGCGCACGCGATAAGGGATTCGCAATCGGGGATGTGGATATATAAGAGCGAGATCTATCCCAGACTCGGTCTTCAGAGCGACGGGATGCCCCTCAGCGAAGAGATCAAGATCGCCGCGATAAGACATCCGGGGATCAGGTTCGACGAGTACAATGTCAATTATCATCCTCGCGTCGGCGAGGTCAAATTGAACAAATGGAAAGACGGTTTCGAGAATCTTCTCTATCTTGTGAAATTACGTTTCAGACCGGCAAAAAAGTAG